From the Exiguobacterium aurantiacum genome, one window contains:
- the istA gene encoding IS21 family transposase: MEGMLAMSDINCIKFLRNHKSHSINRIAKNLDLNWRTVKKYADSAQLPSETIRPKRGMMYGTKWGEMVEDWLTEDQMLQKKLRRTNKKIYETLVANGFEGSYRTVCNFIKNWHMTSEEENDTRHERLQHPPGEAQVDFGTMEVVKDSHAVDMKCLVMSLPFSNRTAAVALPAENQECFLTGLKMLFEEIGGVPQQLRIDNLPAAVIQPRTTREEAIYTDAFMQFMAHYGFQVQSCNPYSGNEKGSVENKVGYVRYNFLVPAPVMHDYDSMNRQLAVSLRDDMERVHYEKHVLIRELFEKEQRHLLRLPQEDFPVFKEELFKVNKYGEITIDKTKVLIPSGARHGQVRAILRWDSMKILSLHGEILYEEKRPYMMTKRALPWENIISTWHKKPRSFGHSRYSEYLPGRIKEYLGVPNLLVRQERLAWIRAKLALYPILEINERLYELLSEDDDPAVVEDHPYDVDWSKYDSLNRPWGEGGAV; this comes from the coding sequence ATGGAAGGAATGCTAGCAATGTCCGATATCAATTGTATCAAATTTCTTAGAAACCACAAATCACATTCAATCAATCGAATCGCTAAAAATCTAGACCTCAATTGGAGGACGGTAAAAAAATACGCGGATTCAGCTCAATTGCCAAGCGAAACCATTCGCCCCAAGAGGGGCATGATGTACGGAACGAAATGGGGCGAGATGGTCGAAGATTGGTTGACAGAGGATCAGATGCTTCAGAAAAAGTTGAGACGAACGAATAAAAAGATTTATGAAACGCTGGTGGCGAACGGATTCGAGGGCTCTTATCGAACGGTGTGCAATTTCATCAAGAACTGGCATATGACAAGCGAAGAGGAAAACGACACAAGGCATGAACGACTGCAGCACCCTCCGGGTGAGGCGCAGGTGGATTTCGGGACGATGGAAGTCGTCAAAGATAGTCATGCGGTCGATATGAAGTGCCTCGTCATGAGTCTGCCCTTCAGCAACCGTACGGCAGCCGTCGCCCTCCCCGCAGAAAACCAAGAGTGCTTCCTGACGGGACTCAAAATGCTTTTTGAAGAAATCGGCGGTGTGCCGCAACAACTCCGAATTGATAATCTCCCCGCGGCAGTCATCCAACCGCGAACGACGAGGGAAGAGGCGATCTATACCGATGCTTTCATGCAGTTCATGGCTCATTATGGATTCCAAGTCCAAAGCTGTAATCCTTACAGCGGGAACGAGAAAGGAAGTGTCGAGAACAAGGTCGGATACGTTCGATACAACTTTCTTGTCCCGGCCCCTGTCATGCATGATTACGATTCGATGAACCGACAGCTCGCAGTTTCCCTACGGGACGACATGGAGCGAGTCCATTACGAAAAGCATGTGCTGATCCGTGAGCTGTTCGAAAAAGAGCAGAGACATCTATTGCGATTACCTCAAGAAGACTTCCCCGTCTTCAAGGAAGAACTGTTCAAGGTGAACAAGTACGGCGAAATAACGATCGATAAGACGAAAGTCTTGATCCCTTCAGGGGCTCGTCATGGGCAAGTACGCGCCATCTTAAGGTGGGATTCGATGAAGATTCTCTCACTTCACGGAGAAATCCTTTACGAAGAAAAACGTCCCTACATGATGACAAAGCGTGCGCTCCCATGGGAAAACATCATCAGCACTTGGCACAAGAAGCCGAGAAGCTTCGGGCACTCCCGTTATTCCGAATATCTGCCGGGTAGAATCAAAGAATACCTGGGCGTACCCAACTTACTCGTTCGGCAGGAAAGACTGGCCTGGATCCGAGCCAAGCTCGCACTCTATCCAATCCTCGAGATCAATGAACGCCTATACGAGCTACTGAGCGAGGACGACGATCCAGCCGTGGTTGAGGACCATCCTTATGATGTGGATTGGAGCAAGTACGATAGCCTGAATCGGCCTTGGGGAGAAGGTGGTGCAGTATGA
- the istB gene encoding IS21-like element helper ATPase IstB produces the protein MSLKEMCKSLRLAYVAEIYESIPTESPEKFLTELFSMEMRLREEAKAQRLIKKAKFINNKSLDDYHWGNHIYFPKHLDKDELTSLNFVEHSQNVVLTGSPGTGKTHLAIGLGREACHKGYEVRFFRVSELVEQLNKAWRDGKLSSFHSRLESADLIILDEMGYIPLTKESAELLFHLITDWYERKSLIITSNLEFSQWNRIFGDARLTAALVDRVIHHAHILNFTGDSYRVTHALSKH, from the coding sequence ATGAGCCTAAAAGAAATGTGCAAATCGCTCCGCCTTGCCTATGTCGCTGAAATCTATGAATCGATTCCAACGGAATCCCCTGAAAAGTTTCTCACGGAGCTTTTCTCGATGGAAATGCGCCTCCGCGAGGAAGCGAAAGCGCAACGGTTAATCAAAAAGGCTAAATTCATCAACAACAAGTCACTCGACGATTATCACTGGGGCAATCACATCTATTTCCCGAAGCATTTGGATAAGGACGAACTGACCTCATTGAATTTCGTCGAGCATTCACAGAACGTCGTTCTGACAGGGTCCCCGGGGACGGGAAAGACCCATTTGGCCATCGGACTCGGGAGAGAAGCTTGTCACAAAGGTTATGAGGTGAGGTTCTTCCGGGTCTCCGAGCTCGTAGAGCAACTTAACAAGGCCTGGAGGGATGGGAAGCTGAGCAGCTTCCATTCACGTCTCGAATCGGCAGACCTGATCATTTTGGACGAGATGGGATACATCCCTCTCACAAAAGAATCTGCGGAACTCCTGTTCCATCTCATCACTGACTGGTATGAGCGAAAGAGCTTGATCATCACGTCCAACCTTGAGTTCAGCCAGTGGAATCGCATCTTTGGCGACGCGCGCCTAACGGCGGCACTCGTCGATCGCGTCATCCATCACGCTCACATATTAAATTTCACAGGTGACAGTTATCGTGTCACGCATGCGTTGTCGAAACACTAA
- a CDS encoding Ig-like domain-containing protein has translation MDETLVDSHIFKGYTLPGITIGLYDVNHQEPFITTEADENGFFYLDVGENRMLDGFNVISGTYTFTFQSYYFPNHEQRSFLSPRNTEGVPNTYVSPFKVGDSSINGWVPPNNKVTYISKPSGRFGSCPILNDGILRCSYHLEAETKAIEITVTPPKGEPSTILVDVERSSLQLSPTSLYDEYIRGKSTPYDVIRINSSHSLNLVQRADENGDFKIRIPKAQYGDYFKVYSEAMSYSNAVDVMITDTRKLEKPTYVIKNNELKVLLKHFKTTKPFAKLVIEKSNGTFQSYAPKNEKISDQVYQFSFTDIKINNEDTFKVTISDEVVTSTFVEDTITGRNVIINRLTDADTKITGTTSPYTLVTTDVSSTSALSDATGKFELPLNSSNELPNQLITMNEKKTQTYTTPLLFEDVTAPSVRSHDYMTDTLFLTFNEKDVSIQLKTYDALGKVIQTEEAHTDSTEHIFHMLNHPNEINKVELVLTDSKGHISKPIVLNIPKAENSLSIGNVTEGAPYVLISNGRIGDTIVVEHKGKIYEHRNTEWTETSHIRIPNLEAGDQLTAFIKGNLDKVTTQVGSSKVRQSISPDRKRVSFVYYPGKYEEIYYQWILIDENQNAFPMTEEQTKGDTNTVLYFPTSLPKNHSVRLIIKSKNGQIFYDLTKQFYSPDMPANPMNISWTDQTTHLELNIGSMSKVEAWYKGQKQFTTEANYEGKVSHTLPTSLKAGDVWTFVIRTALGISYSHEVVVKDATPPKLLSLAIPRTAQADYTGIVEPGTNVYISTPNGDKLYKADAKGNFVIPAKDYDFNQEFLSMMLRDDSKIETQIQVPRKLATEPVIAGSTVLRGQTMRHAVVIARINGSDYSATTSYDGNFKIAVPTGVPHTKIKWTVAVGDQIYEFPEENVLGKLAKFITEPFLPTHSFIKGKMTAGTRIEATVAGKIIGTSVASNDGTFSIQVPRQVAGTVVTLHGHRLGYQSETTNVLTLNLFPTWSLGAIDSADTYISGKGLVGSYAQAYANDRAISSKVKIGSSGTFKLTIPKQKGGTYITVKLEHSGYASSEKKTKVLFNFTGHTVNSVTRKMTTLTGKGTSGSVMTAYVGSRKIGTSVKVSSKGTYQIRVPLQKAGTKITVKQTKSGYVTSAKTTTVLNVFSKLTVNPVTRSHTYMSGTADKTATVQAYVGSKAISKKATVNSKGQYRLTIPKQKTGTTVKVVLQKSGYQSMSKTIKVK, from the coding sequence TTGGATGAAACACTTGTAGATTCGCATATCTTCAAAGGTTACACACTCCCCGGTATTACAATCGGGCTTTATGATGTCAATCATCAAGAACCTTTTATCACTACGGAAGCTGACGAGAACGGTTTCTTTTATCTCGATGTAGGAGAAAATCGAATGCTCGATGGATTCAATGTAATATCTGGCACGTATACTTTTACTTTTCAGTCATATTATTTTCCAAACCATGAGCAAAGATCCTTTTTATCGCCGCGGAATACCGAAGGAGTTCCTAATACTTATGTTTCTCCTTTTAAAGTTGGTGACAGCTCCATCAATGGTTGGGTGCCACCAAATAATAAAGTAACTTATATATCTAAACCTAGCGGTCGCTTTGGTTCTTGTCCTATTCTTAACGACGGTATTTTGAGATGTTCATACCATTTGGAAGCAGAAACGAAAGCTATTGAAATCACGGTCACTCCGCCTAAAGGAGAGCCATCAACTATTCTAGTTGATGTTGAAAGAAGTTCTCTACAACTTTCACCTACATCTTTATATGATGAATACATTAGAGGAAAATCAACTCCGTACGACGTCATCAGAATTAACTCTAGCCATTCGCTAAACCTTGTGCAACGAGCTGATGAAAATGGTGATTTTAAAATTCGAATCCCTAAAGCACAATATGGTGATTATTTCAAAGTATATTCAGAAGCAATGTCATATTCGAATGCTGTAGATGTAATGATTACCGATACTCGAAAATTAGAAAAACCCACTTATGTTATAAAAAATAACGAGTTGAAAGTATTATTGAAGCACTTCAAAACCACAAAACCTTTTGCAAAGTTAGTAATTGAAAAATCAAACGGTACTTTCCAATCTTATGCTCCAAAGAATGAGAAAATATCAGATCAAGTTTATCAATTCTCTTTCACCGATATAAAAATTAATAATGAAGATACATTTAAAGTGACCATCTCTGATGAAGTAGTCACATCAACCTTTGTAGAAGATACAATTACAGGCCGAAATGTAATAATTAACCGCCTTACCGATGCCGATACAAAAATCACAGGTACGACATCACCTTATACGCTTGTGACAACCGATGTATCCAGCACAAGCGCATTGAGTGATGCTACAGGTAAGTTTGAACTCCCGCTCAACTCATCAAATGAATTGCCGAATCAACTCATTACAATGAATGAGAAAAAAACTCAAACTTATACGACACCTTTGTTATTCGAAGACGTGACAGCACCCTCTGTCCGCTCACATGACTATATGACAGACACACTCTTTTTAACCTTTAATGAAAAAGACGTTTCCATTCAACTGAAAACTTATGACGCTCTTGGAAAAGTAATTCAAACTGAAGAAGCACACACTGATTCAACGGAACATATCTTCCACATGCTGAATCACCCAAACGAAATTAACAAAGTTGAATTAGTGTTAACAGATTCTAAAGGCCATATATCCAAACCAATCGTGCTTAATATTCCAAAAGCCGAGAACAGCTTATCTATTGGTAACGTTACCGAAGGAGCACCTTACGTTTTAATCTCAAACGGAAGAATTGGCGATACAATTGTTGTCGAACACAAAGGAAAGATCTATGAACACCGTAATACTGAATGGACTGAAACGTCTCATATCAGAATTCCGAATTTAGAAGCCGGTGATCAACTTACCGCTTTTATTAAAGGCAACCTCGATAAAGTTACGACGCAAGTAGGATCAAGTAAAGTTAGACAGTCAATTTCCCCTGATCGCAAGCGAGTCTCGTTTGTCTATTATCCTGGGAAATATGAAGAAATATATTACCAATGGATTCTCATTGATGAAAACCAAAACGCATTTCCTATGACAGAAGAACAAACAAAAGGCGATACAAATACAGTATTGTACTTCCCTACGTCATTGCCAAAAAATCATTCTGTTCGTCTCATCATTAAATCGAAAAATGGTCAAATTTTTTATGATCTGACGAAACAATTTTATTCTCCCGATATGCCTGCGAATCCAATGAACATCTCTTGGACAGACCAGACAACTCACTTGGAACTCAATATTGGAAGCATGTCTAAAGTAGAGGCATGGTACAAAGGACAAAAACAATTTACGACCGAAGCCAATTACGAAGGAAAAGTAAGTCACACGTTGCCAACTTCACTTAAAGCAGGTGATGTATGGACATTTGTCATTAGAACCGCTTTAGGTATTTCTTATTCCCATGAGGTAGTTGTAAAAGATGCAACTCCTCCAAAGCTATTGTCGCTCGCCATCCCTCGTACGGCTCAAGCGGATTACACCGGAATAGTGGAACCTGGTACTAACGTTTATATCTCAACCCCAAATGGCGATAAATTATACAAAGCCGATGCTAAAGGAAATTTTGTCATCCCAGCAAAAGACTACGATTTTAATCAAGAATTTTTGTCCATGATGTTACGAGATGACAGTAAGATCGAGACTCAGATTCAAGTACCTCGGAAATTAGCAACAGAACCCGTCATTGCCGGAAGCACAGTCCTCCGTGGTCAAACGATGCGACATGCCGTTGTAATAGCACGTATTAATGGTAGCGACTATTCAGCTACAACGTCCTATGATGGCAATTTTAAAATCGCTGTTCCTACCGGTGTGCCACACACTAAAATAAAGTGGACAGTCGCTGTCGGTGATCAGATTTACGAATTTCCAGAGGAGAATGTACTCGGCAAGCTCGCTAAATTCATAACAGAGCCATTCTTACCTACCCACAGCTTCATCAAAGGCAAAATGACAGCTGGAACTAGAATTGAGGCGACGGTGGCCGGAAAAATAATCGGCACCAGCGTTGCTTCAAATGATGGGACTTTTTCAATCCAAGTTCCGAGACAGGTCGCTGGAACGGTAGTCACTTTACACGGACATCGATTAGGTTATCAATCAGAGACCACAAACGTCCTCACACTCAACCTATTCCCGACTTGGTCTTTGGGTGCCATAGACTCAGCAGACACCTATATCTCAGGTAAAGGGTTGGTTGGTTCATATGCTCAGGCGTATGCTAATGATCGAGCAATCAGTTCGAAAGTGAAGATTGGTTCTTCTGGAACGTTCAAACTCACTATTCCGAAACAAAAAGGTGGGACATACATTACCGTTAAATTGGAGCATTCGGGCTATGCTTCGAGTGAGAAAAAGACTAAAGTACTTTTCAATTTCACAGGCCACACAGTCAATTCAGTGACACGAAAAATGACAACATTGACGGGTAAAGGAACATCAGGATCGGTGATGACAGCCTATGTCGGAAGTCGAAAAATTGGTACTTCTGTAAAAGTTAGCTCGAAAGGAACGTATCAAATTCGAGTTCCCCTTCAAAAAGCAGGTACGAAAATCACAGTGAAACAAACCAAATCAGGTTATGTCACTAGCGCAAAAACAACGACCGTGTTGAATGTCTTTTCAAAATTGACAGTGAACCCTGTGACCCGCTCTCACACATACATGTCAGGAACAGCTGATAAAACTGCGACTGTCCAGGCTTATGTAGGCAGTAAGGCAATCAGTAAAAAGGCAACCGTCAATAGTAAAGGACAATACCGATTAACGATCCCGAAACAAAAGACAGGCACCACAGTCAAAGTCGTCTTGCAAAAATCAGGTTATCAGTCGATGAGTAAAACAATTAAAGTGAAGTGA